A genome region from Stenotrophomonas maltophilia includes the following:
- the clpA gene encoding ATP-dependent Clp protease ATP-binding subunit ClpA: MFSKDLEHTIGQCYKRAREARHEFMTVEHLLLALLDNPSAQAVLKACGADAERLRQELEQAIEASVSRLAEDDGRDTQPTLGFQRVLQRAVYHVQSSGKKEVTGANVLVAIFGEKDSHAVYYLNQQDVTRLDVVNYLSHGIAKLGEEGEQPSSSSEGESRMEGGEGEPKGDALTEFASNLNDQARAGRIDPLVGRADEIERTIQVLCRRRKNNPLYVGEAGVGKTAIAEGLARRIIEGSVPDVLADAVIYSLDLGALVAGTKYRGDFEKRLKSVLTALKKVPNAVLFIDEIHTIIGAGSASGGTMDASNLIKPALASGELRCIGSTTFQEYRGIFEKDRALARRFQKIDIVEPTVGETYEILQGLKSKYELHHGVTYSDEALQAAVDLSVKHIGDRLLPDKAIDVIDEAGARQRLLPEGQRKELIDVEEVEAIVAKMARIPAKQVSATDKDVLQHLERNLKMVIFGQDPAIETLSSAIKLARSGLGNPEKPIGNFLFAGPTGVGKTEVTKQLALQLGIELVRFDMSEYMEPHSISRLIGAPPGYVGFDQGGLLTEKIVKTPHCVLLLDEIEKAHPDIFNILLQVMDRGVLTDTNGREANFKNVVLVMTTNAGAAQASRRSIGFTKQDHATDAMETIRRSFTPEFRNRLDAVVQFQALGFEHILRVVDKFLIELEMRLQEKHVSLSATPTARDWLAHHGFDPLMGARPMARVIQDKVKRPLADELLFGKLVNGGKVSIDVRDDELVVETQAEPERLLPVTVE; encoded by the coding sequence ATGTTCAGCAAAGACCTCGAACACACCATCGGCCAGTGCTACAAGCGCGCCCGTGAGGCCCGGCATGAGTTCATGACGGTCGAACACCTGCTGTTGGCACTGCTCGACAACCCGTCCGCCCAGGCCGTGCTGAAGGCCTGTGGTGCCGACGCCGAACGCCTGCGCCAGGAGCTGGAGCAGGCCATCGAGGCCTCCGTGTCCCGCCTGGCCGAGGATGACGGCCGCGATACCCAGCCGACGCTGGGCTTCCAGCGCGTGCTGCAGCGGGCCGTGTACCACGTGCAGTCCTCGGGCAAGAAGGAGGTCACCGGCGCTAACGTGCTGGTCGCCATCTTCGGCGAAAAGGACTCCCATGCCGTCTATTACCTCAACCAGCAGGATGTGACCCGGCTGGATGTGGTCAATTACCTTTCCCATGGCATCGCCAAGCTGGGCGAGGAGGGCGAGCAGCCGTCTTCGTCCTCGGAGGGCGAGAGCCGCATGGAAGGCGGGGAGGGCGAGCCCAAGGGAGATGCCCTGACCGAGTTCGCCAGCAACCTCAACGACCAGGCGCGGGCAGGTCGCATCGACCCGCTGGTCGGCCGTGCCGACGAGATCGAGCGCACCATCCAGGTCCTGTGCCGCCGTCGCAAGAACAACCCGCTGTACGTGGGTGAGGCCGGCGTGGGCAAGACGGCCATCGCCGAAGGCCTGGCCCGTCGCATCATCGAAGGCTCGGTGCCCGACGTGCTGGCCGACGCGGTGATCTACTCGCTCGACCTGGGCGCACTGGTAGCCGGTACCAAGTACCGTGGTGACTTCGAGAAGCGCCTGAAGAGCGTGCTGACGGCACTGAAGAAGGTGCCCAACGCGGTGCTGTTCATCGACGAGATCCACACCATCATCGGTGCCGGTTCGGCGTCGGGCGGCACCATGGATGCGTCCAACCTGATCAAGCCGGCGCTGGCGTCGGGCGAGCTGCGCTGCATCGGCTCGACCACCTTCCAGGAATACCGCGGCATCTTCGAGAAGGACCGGGCACTGGCCCGCCGCTTCCAGAAGATCGACATCGTCGAGCCGACGGTGGGCGAGACCTACGAGATCCTGCAGGGCCTGAAGTCCAAGTACGAGCTGCATCACGGTGTGACCTACTCCGACGAGGCCCTGCAGGCCGCAGTGGACCTGTCCGTGAAGCACATCGGCGACCGCCTGCTGCCGGACAAGGCCATCGACGTGATCGACGAGGCCGGTGCCCGCCAGCGCCTGCTGCCCGAGGGGCAGCGCAAGGAGCTGATCGACGTCGAGGAGGTCGAGGCGATCGTGGCCAAGATGGCGCGCATCCCTGCCAAGCAGGTCAGTGCCACCGACAAGGATGTGCTGCAGCACCTGGAGCGCAACCTGAAGATGGTGATCTTCGGCCAGGACCCGGCCATCGAGACGCTGTCCTCGGCGATCAAGCTGGCCCGTTCGGGCCTGGGCAACCCGGAAAAGCCGATCGGCAACTTCCTGTTCGCCGGCCCGACCGGTGTGGGCAAGACCGAAGTGACCAAGCAGCTGGCGCTGCAGCTGGGCATCGAGCTGGTCCGCTTCGACATGTCCGAGTACATGGAGCCGCATTCGATCAGTCGCCTGATCGGTGCCCCTCCGGGCTACGTCGGCTTCGACCAGGGCGGCCTGCTGACCGAGAAGATCGTCAAGACGCCGCACTGCGTGCTGCTGCTGGACGAGATCGAGAAGGCGCACCCGGACATCTTCAACATCCTGTTGCAGGTGATGGACCGCGGCGTGCTGACCGATACCAACGGTCGTGAGGCCAACTTCAAGAACGTGGTGCTGGTGATGACCACCAATGCCGGCGCGGCGCAGGCCTCGCGGCGCTCGATCGGCTTCACCAAGCAGGACCATGCCACCGACGCGATGGAGACCATCCGCCGCAGCTTCACTCCGGAATTCCGCAACCGACTTGACGCGGTGGTGCAGTTCCAGGCGCTGGGCTTCGAGCACATCCTGCGCGTGGTGGACAAGTTCCTGATCGAGCTGGAGATGCGCCTGCAGGAGAAGCACGTCAGCCTGTCGGCCACCCCGACTGCGCGCGATTGGCTGGCCCACCACGGTTTCGACCCGCTGATGGGTGCCCGGCCCATGGCCCGGGTCATCCAGGACAAGGTCAAGCGCCCGCTGGCCGACGAACTGCTGTTCGGCAAGCTGGTGAACGGTGGCAAGGTCAGCATCGACGTGCGCGACGACGAGCTGGTGGTCGAAACCCAGGCCGAGCCGGAGCGCCTGTTGCCGGTGACGGTGGAGTAA
- a CDS encoding APH(6) family putative aminoglycoside O-phosphotransferase has translation MSEPYLSLWRLRRDGEAIETPRAHLWPVLTAAGEPAMLKVSDEPEEQNAHRLLRWWAGDGAAQLLAHEGPAILIERAGGDSLRQRSIQGDDDACTTILCEVLQRLHRPRSATPAELVCLRTWFADLLQPRAALPPLLEQCRSLAEGLLQDEREIRPLHGDLHHDNVLDFGARGWLAIDPKRLLGDRAFDYTTLFSNPDLCGPGIHVATRSERFAARLQQVSALAGLERTRLLRWIAASTGLSAVWFRDDGDPADIDETVAQMALEALAEA, from the coding sequence ATGAGCGAACCCTACCTGAGCCTCTGGCGATTGCGGCGTGATGGCGAGGCCATCGAAACGCCGCGCGCCCACCTCTGGCCGGTGCTGACCGCCGCCGGCGAACCGGCGATGCTGAAGGTCAGCGACGAACCCGAGGAACAGAACGCCCATCGGCTGCTGCGCTGGTGGGCTGGCGACGGCGCTGCCCAACTGCTGGCCCACGAGGGGCCGGCAATCCTGATCGAGCGTGCCGGTGGCGACTCGCTGCGGCAACGTTCGATCCAGGGCGACGACGACGCCTGCACGACGATCCTGTGCGAGGTCCTGCAGCGGCTGCACCGGCCACGGAGCGCAACGCCAGCGGAACTGGTCTGCCTGCGTACATGGTTCGCCGACCTGCTGCAGCCAAGGGCTGCGCTGCCGCCACTGCTGGAACAGTGCAGATCACTGGCGGAGGGGCTGCTGCAGGACGAACGGGAGATCAGGCCACTGCATGGCGACCTGCACCACGACAACGTGCTGGATTTCGGCGCGCGCGGCTGGCTGGCGATCGACCCGAAGCGACTGCTGGGCGACCGGGCCTTCGACTACACCACGCTGTTCAGCAACCCGGACCTGTGCGGTCCCGGCATCCATGTCGCGACGCGATCGGAGCGCTTTGCCGCCCGGCTGCAACAGGTCAGTGCGCTGGCTGGGCTGGAACGCACGCGCCTGCTGCGCTGGATCGCAGCCAGCACGGGATTGTCGGCGGTCTGGTTCCGGGATGACGGCGACCCCGCCGACATCGATGAGACGGTGGCGCAAATGGCGTTGGAGGCACTCGCGGAAGCGTGA
- the clpS gene encoding ATP-dependent Clp protease adapter ClpS, translating to MPHESSPDSQHEHGVAVEAAHPEVAPPPFYQVMLLNDDYTPMDFVVDVLQQFFSMDLDKATQVMLHVHTRGRGVCGVFTREVAETKVAQVNEYSRMNQHPLLCTMEKA from the coding sequence ATGCCCCATGAGTCTTCCCCCGATTCCCAGCACGAGCACGGCGTCGCCGTAGAGGCCGCGCACCCGGAAGTGGCGCCGCCGCCGTTCTACCAGGTGATGCTGCTCAACGACGACTACACCCCGATGGATTTCGTGGTGGACGTCCTGCAGCAGTTCTTCAGCATGGACCTGGACAAGGCCACGCAGGTGATGCTGCACGTCCATACCCGCGGCCGCGGCGTGTGCGGTGTGTTCACCCGCGAGGTGGCCGAGACCAAGGTTGCCCAGGTCAACGAGTACTCGCGGATGAACCAGCATCCGTTGCTGTGCACGATGGAAAAGGCCTGA
- the aat gene encoding leucyl/phenylalanyl-tRNA--protein transferase: protein MTRQLPWRLADTPDAPFPPAETALRQPDGLLAIGGDLHPVRLLNAYAGGIFPWFSEGEPILWWSPDPRVVFRTEGVHLSSRFRRQLRSSTWEVTADTAFSRVMRACAAAPRPGQDGTWISPAMVEAYSQLHDLGFAHSFEVWDRQTLVGGIYGVAIGSMFFGESMFSGASGGSKIALAALASTLHGWGWELIDAQVENPHLLRMGAEHLPRAEFLQHVRRAVRGDGREGPWTQAVGRLPARGLAGG, encoded by the coding sequence ATGACCCGCCAGCTGCCCTGGCGCCTGGCCGATACGCCGGACGCCCCCTTTCCTCCGGCCGAGACCGCGCTGCGCCAGCCTGATGGCCTGCTCGCCATCGGTGGTGACCTGCACCCTGTGCGCCTGCTCAATGCCTACGCTGGCGGCATCTTCCCATGGTTCAGCGAGGGCGAGCCGATCCTGTGGTGGTCACCGGACCCGCGCGTGGTGTTCCGCACCGAGGGCGTGCATCTGTCCAGCCGGTTCCGCCGCCAGCTGCGTAGCAGTACGTGGGAGGTCACCGCCGACACCGCTTTCAGCCGCGTGATGCGTGCCTGCGCGGCGGCACCACGGCCCGGCCAGGATGGCACCTGGATCAGCCCGGCGATGGTCGAGGCCTACAGCCAGCTGCACGACCTGGGCTTCGCCCATTCGTTCGAAGTCTGGGACCGGCAGACCCTGGTCGGTGGCATCTACGGGGTGGCAATCGGGTCGATGTTCTTTGGCGAGAGCATGTTCAGTGGCGCCAGCGGCGGCTCCAAGATCGCCCTGGCCGCCCTGGCCTCCACTCTGCATGGTTGGGGCTGGGAACTGATCGATGCCCAGGTGGAGAATCCGCACCTGCTGCGGATGGGTGCCGAGCACCTTCCGCGCGCGGAATTCCTGCAGCACGTGCGCCGGGCCGTGCGCGGTGACGGCCGGGAAGGCCCATGGACCCAGGCGGTCGGGCGCTTGCCAGCACGGGGTTTGGCCGGGGGTTAA
- a CDS encoding NUDIX hydrolase produces MNATPDPRWAPHATVATVVVDGGRVLLVEETIDGRQVLNQPAGHLEPGESLAEAALRETREETGWTVQLTHFIGCYQWTAGDGTTFLRFCYAARPVSHDPAQPLDTGIDRALWLTPAELQAAGERQRSPLVWQVVADYLGGQRHPLSLVREVA; encoded by the coding sequence TTGAACGCCACGCCGGACCCGCGCTGGGCACCGCACGCCACCGTCGCCACCGTGGTGGTCGACGGCGGCCGCGTGCTGCTGGTTGAAGAGACCATTGACGGCCGGCAGGTGCTCAACCAGCCGGCCGGCCACCTCGAGCCCGGCGAAAGCCTGGCCGAGGCAGCCCTGCGCGAGACCCGCGAGGAAACCGGCTGGACGGTGCAGCTGACCCATTTCATCGGCTGCTACCAGTGGACTGCCGGCGACGGCACGACCTTCCTGCGCTTCTGCTATGCGGCGCGCCCGGTCTCGCACGACCCGGCGCAGCCGCTGGACACCGGCATCGACCGCGCGCTGTGGCTGACCCCGGCAGAACTGCAGGCCGCAGGCGAGCGCCAGCGCAGCCCGCTGGTATGGCAGGTAGTAGCGGATTACCTGGGTGGCCAGCGCCACCCGCTTTCGCTGGTCCGGGAGGTTGCATGA
- the infA gene encoding translation initiation factor IF-1, with protein MSKDDSIEFEGTVSETLPNTTFRVRLENGHEIIAHISGRMRKNYIRILTGDRVKVEMTPYDLTKGRITYRMK; from the coding sequence ATGTCGAAAGACGATTCCATCGAGTTCGAGGGCACCGTCAGCGAGACGCTGCCGAACACCACTTTCCGCGTTCGCCTGGAAAATGGGCACGAAATCATCGCCCATATCTCCGGCCGCATGCGCAAGAACTACATCCGCATCCTCACCGGTGACCGGGTCAAGGTTGAAATGACCCCGTACGACCTGACCAAGGGCCGTATCACCTACCGCATGAAGTAA